A DNA window from Trichosurus vulpecula isolate mTriVul1 chromosome 2, mTriVul1.pri, whole genome shotgun sequence contains the following coding sequences:
- the SZRD1 gene encoding SUZ domain-containing protein 1 isoform X5, whose amino-acid sequence MEIDRRLEKKLKITQKESRKSTSPPKVPIVIQDDSLPSGPPPQIRILKRPTSNGVVSSPNSTSRPALPVKSLAQREAEYAEARKRILGSASPEEEQEKPILDRPTRISQPEDTRQPNNVIRQPLGPDGSQGFKQRR is encoded by the exons ATG GAAATAGACAGACggttggaaaaaaaactgaagatcACCCAAAAGGAGAG CAGGAAATCTACGTCTCCTCCCAAAGTGCCCATCGTTATTCAGGACGATAGCCTTCCCTCAGGACCCCCTCCTCAAATACGGATCCTCAAAAGGCCCACAAGCAACGGGGTTGTCAGTAGCCCCAACTCTACCAGCAGGCCAGCCCTCCCTGTGAAGTCTTTGGCCCAGCGTGAGGCGGAATACGCTGAGGCCCGGAAGCGGATCCTAGGTAGTGCCAGCCCTGAGGAAGAGCAAGAGAAGCCCATCCTTGACAG GCCAACCAGGATCTCTCAGCCCGAAGACACCAGACAGCCCAATAATGTGATCAGGCAGCCCCTGGGTCCTGATGGTTCACAAGGCTTCAAGCAGCGCAGATAA
- the SZRD1 gene encoding SUZ domain-containing protein 1 isoform X3 produces the protein MLSAASSLALLASHFLDQTPGSSRKSTSPPKVPIVIQDDSLPSGPPPQIRILKRPTSNGVVSSPNSTSRPALPVKSLAQREAEYAEARKRILGSASPEEEQEKPILDRPTRISQPEDTRQPNNVIRQPLGPDGSQGFKQRR, from the exons ATGCTCAGCGCTGCCTCTTCTCTAGCTCTCCTGGCTTCCCACTTCCTTGATCAgactcctggctccag CAGGAAATCTACGTCTCCTCCCAAAGTGCCCATCGTTATTCAGGACGATAGCCTTCCCTCAGGACCCCCTCCTCAAATACGGATCCTCAAAAGGCCCACAAGCAACGGGGTTGTCAGTAGCCCCAACTCTACCAGCAGGCCAGCCCTCCCTGTGAAGTCTTTGGCCCAGCGTGAGGCGGAATACGCTGAGGCCCGGAAGCGGATCCTAGGTAGTGCCAGCCCTGAGGAAGAGCAAGAGAAGCCCATCCTTGACAG GCCAACCAGGATCTCTCAGCCCGAAGACACCAGACAGCCCAATAATGTGATCAGGCAGCCCCTGGGTCCTGATGGTTCACAAGGCTTCAAGCAGCGCAGATAA
- the SZRD1 gene encoding SUZ domain-containing protein 1 isoform X4 has translation MLSAASSLALLASHFLDQTPGSRKSTSPPKVPIVIQDDSLPSGPPPQIRILKRPTSNGVVSSPNSTSRPALPVKSLAQREAEYAEARKRILGSASPEEEQEKPILDRPTRISQPEDTRQPNNVIRQPLGPDGSQGFKQRR, from the exons ATGCTCAGCGCTGCCTCTTCTCTAGCTCTCCTGGCTTCCCACTTCCTTGATCAgactcctggctccag GAAATCTACGTCTCCTCCCAAAGTGCCCATCGTTATTCAGGACGATAGCCTTCCCTCAGGACCCCCTCCTCAAATACGGATCCTCAAAAGGCCCACAAGCAACGGGGTTGTCAGTAGCCCCAACTCTACCAGCAGGCCAGCCCTCCCTGTGAAGTCTTTGGCCCAGCGTGAGGCGGAATACGCTGAGGCCCGGAAGCGGATCCTAGGTAGTGCCAGCCCTGAGGAAGAGCAAGAGAAGCCCATCCTTGACAG GCCAACCAGGATCTCTCAGCCCGAAGACACCAGACAGCCCAATAATGTGATCAGGCAGCCCCTGGGTCCTGATGGTTCACAAGGCTTCAAGCAGCGCAGATAA